The following is a genomic window from Rhodohalobacter sp. 614A.
GGGAAACGTCCGTCAAGCATTAACCAGCTCTCCGGTGGCGAGAAAACCCTGACGGCCATTGCATTGCTATTTGCGATCTATCTCGTAAAACCCTCCCCGTTCTGTGTACTTGATGAGGTGGACGCTCCGCTGGACGATGCTAATATTGAACGGTTTTCATCGATGATTAAAACATTTAGCAAGGAAACCCAGTTTATAATCATTACTCACAACAAGAAAACGATGTCTAAAGCAGAGATGATGTATGGCGTTACCATGCCGGAAACAGGTGTGAGCCGGTTGGTGGGTGTGAAGCTGGATGAGGTAGAGACGGTTTAGAGCTCAAGGATCACTCATTTCCAAAGAAATTCGAATAACGATAAATTCCGCCGGTCGCACTGCCGCCACACCGAGCTCAATAATTATTCTCCCCTCTTGAATATCAACCTGAGTCATGGTTTCTCCCAAACCCACTTTAACAAAGAATGCCTGTTCCTGTTTCGCTCCCTGAATAGCTCCATTTCTCCACAGGCCAAGTAAAAAGTTTTCGATCATTCCTTTGGCGGAGTTCCACGTATTGGCGTCATTCGGTTCAAAGACAAAACGTTGGGCGGATGCTTCAACCGATCCTTTTATCATCCCAATTAACCTTTGAACTGAGATGTAGCGCCATTCGTTATCATTCCCGGCAAGGGTTCTGGCTCCCCAGATTTGTGTGCCGCGACCGGTTAATTTTCTGATAACGTTGACCGATTTACCATCCGGGCTCACATTCATCAACTCCTGCTCGGCACTTGAAATGTTGATGATCGGCCGCTCGATGTCATTCAGTTCAACACCCGCCGGTGCCTTCCAAACACCCCGATTTATATCTATATATGCATAAACCCCCGCTACTGCTCCGGAAGGTGGAAGGACCAAATGAACACTATTGAGTTGATTCACTATCGCATGATAATTCAACTTTCGATCATCATCATTGTGATAAAACGACTCTGTTTTCTTCTCCGGATCATCTTCAATTGTTTGATCAGAATGTCTCAGTACCATTTTCTCCTCACCGAAAATAACAGTCACTTGGTCTTCGGAATAATGATGCTCTAAATACGAAACAAGTTGTGGATAGTATGCAGCTCCATATCGTAAATGGGGTCCGCCGAGATGAGATCGCAATTCCTGGATATTGGCTTGATGATCATTCGGATTCGATTCAGAAAATTTCGTATCAATAATCGTGAAACAGTTCCCGATTTTCTGGCAAACATCCAGCGCTTCTTCATAGACAGAATAGTATTCGTGAGGATCTTCAAAACCACCTAAATCGGTTAGTACAATAAGCGATGGGCCCTTTTGATCTTGCAGTTTCCGAATAGCCTTTTTGAATTTTCGGGAGTTATAAGTCTTTCCA
Proteins encoded in this region:
- a CDS encoding phage tail sheath family protein — its product is MPDYTVPGVYVEEVSIFPFSVHPLSTSKPVFIGYTEKGPKQLTGIFSLTDFEELFGGPYIDLPAFVVDGNSVSTLNSAPIPESPVFHLYYSLKLYFANGGGPCYVLSAGRFGKTYNSRKFKKAIRKLQDQKGPSLIVLTDLGGFEDPHEYYSVYEEALDVCQKIGNCFTIIDTKFSESNPNDHQANIQELRSHLGGPHLRYGAAYYPQLVSYLEHHYSEDQVTVIFGEEKMVLRHSDQTIEDDPEKKTESFYHNDDDRKLNYHAIVNQLNSVHLVLPPSGAVAGVYAYIDINRGVWKAPAGVELNDIERPIINISSAEQELMNVSPDGKSVNVIRKLTGRGTQIWGARTLAGNDNEWRYISVQRLIGMIKGSVEASAQRFVFEPNDANTWNSAKGMIENFLLGLWRNGAIQGAKQEQAFFVKVGLGETMTQVDIQEGRIIIELGVAAVRPAEFIVIRISLEMSDP